A part of Gramella sp. MAR_2010_147 genomic DNA contains:
- a CDS encoding GIY-YIG nuclease family protein has translation MLNQVQHDGVQNKRHPELDSGSLLLKMKKSYIYILSNKNRTVLYIGVTNNLIKRITEHKNKIGSDFSKKYNLEYLLYFEEFTDITQAILREKQLKNWRKEWKWDLIKTLNPNLKDLFSEL, from the coding sequence ATGCTGAATCAAGTTCAGCATGACGGCGTTCAAAATAAACGTCACCCTGAACTCGATTCAGGGTCTTTACTTTTGAAAATGAAAAAAAGTTATATCTACATACTTTCTAATAAAAATAGAACTGTCCTGTATATAGGTGTAACTAATAATTTGATCAAAAGAATTACAGAACATAAGAATAAAATAGGCTCGGATTTTTCAAAAAAATATAATCTTGAATATTTACTTTACTTTGAAGAATTTACTGACATCACCCAGGCTATTTTAAGAGAAAAGCAATTAAAGAACTGGCGAAAAGAATGGAAATGGGATTTGATTAAGACACTCAATCCAAACTTGAAAGATTTATTTTCTGAATTATGA
- a CDS encoding metal-dependent hydrolase, translating to MDSLTQIVLGAAVGEAVLGKKVGNKAMLYGAIAGTIPDLDTFVGNFFDTITAIEIHRGFSHSIVFAIVFAPIFGWLISKIESKSVANWKNWSWLMFWGLFTHPLLDAHTTWGTQLFWPFDLRLAYKNIFVIDPLYTLPFLIFLILAMRLKRTDPKRKKFNQIGLIVSSIYLLVLTPALKFYTFQQFEDALETQNIKYERMDTRPTPLNTILWTANIETEDAFLIGNYSIFDTQPIDFYSIPKNYTLAENLKDDPNLHRLIQISEGWYTFSSKNDHLYFNDLRFGNLDIEDPDSEFIFSYKLAKEHGELTATETEKEMTDAKNLLPRLWTRILGN from the coding sequence ATGGATTCATTGACCCAAATCGTATTAGGTGCCGCTGTAGGCGAAGCGGTTTTAGGAAAGAAAGTCGGCAATAAAGCCATGCTTTATGGCGCGATCGCCGGCACCATCCCAGACCTGGACACCTTCGTGGGTAACTTTTTCGATACCATCACCGCCATTGAAATCCATCGTGGCTTTTCACACTCCATAGTTTTTGCAATTGTCTTCGCCCCTATTTTTGGCTGGCTTATTTCAAAGATCGAATCTAAGTCGGTTGCCAACTGGAAAAACTGGTCATGGCTCATGTTCTGGGGACTTTTCACCCATCCGCTACTCGATGCTCACACTACATGGGGAACCCAGTTATTCTGGCCTTTTGATCTAAGGCTGGCTTATAAGAATATCTTTGTAATAGATCCGCTGTATACACTTCCTTTCCTGATATTTCTAATCCTGGCAATGCGTCTTAAACGCACCGACCCTAAAAGGAAAAAGTTCAACCAAATCGGATTGATAGTAAGCAGTATCTATTTACTGGTGCTCACACCAGCCTTGAAATTCTATACATTTCAGCAATTTGAAGATGCTCTGGAAACTCAGAATATTAAATATGAGCGAATGGACACAAGACCTACTCCTCTAAATACCATACTATGGACAGCAAATATCGAGACCGAAGATGCTTTTTTAATCGGTAATTATTCGATTTTTGATACGCAGCCTATTGATTTCTACAGCATTCCTAAAAATTACACTCTTGCTGAAAATCTAAAAGACGATCCAAATCTTCATCGGTTGATTCAAATTTCTGAAGGCTGGTATACCTTTTCTTCGAAAAATGATCATTTATATTTCAATGATCTAAGATTTGGAAACCTGGATATTGAAGATCCGGATTCAGAATTTATCTTCAGCTATAAATTAGCTAAAGAGCATGGTGAGTTAACGGCTACGGAAACCGAAAAGGAAATGACCGATGCGAAAAACCTTCTCCCCAGACTTTGGACACGCATTCTCGGTAATTAG
- a CDS encoding DUF885 domain-containing protein, translating to MRLFPVIFALFLLISSSVIAQKDSIALEKIITEFQDYEPYKRSDYPLGLYSEEHYKNQADFAEDLLEELRDLELEKLSETQKISVELLKYDLRNTVKTYEFKEYLNPLLSDAGFHLSLNYHIRDLNNYAQVRAYLNKLNAIPTYVDQHFVLLRKGLKDGITQPLVIFEGYESTYDSQIVDDYKDSYFYKPFEDLPSTLSEKQKDSVLNAAKMAITKNVIPEFKRIKSFFETEYFPKTRKTLGVSETPNGREHYDYLLEYYTTLNLSADEVHNIGIEEVKRINTEMKKVMAKTDFKGTFSEFFDFLRTDEQFYAQTPEELLMFARDISKRIDAKLPAYFTKLPRKPYGVAEVPAAIAPKYTTGRYIGASNETQPGYYWVNTYDLPSRPKYVLPSLTAHEAVPGHHLQISLNNELGEDFPKFRKNFYISAFGEGWGLYSEFLAEEMGIYRNPYEVFGKLTYEQWRACRLVVDTGIHAEGWTREEAVDFMEKNTALSIHEINTEVDRYISWPGQAVSYKIGELKIRELRKKAEEALGTEFDIRKFHEVILEEGVVTLPILEQRVMNYIKSNS from the coding sequence ATGCGGCTATTCCCGGTGATTTTTGCCTTATTTCTGCTTATTTCAAGTTCCGTCATTGCTCAAAAAGATTCTATTGCCCTTGAAAAGATCATCACGGAGTTTCAGGATTATGAACCTTACAAGCGTTCAGATTATCCACTCGGACTTTATTCTGAAGAGCATTATAAAAATCAGGCTGATTTTGCTGAAGACCTGCTGGAAGAACTGAGAGACCTCGAATTGGAAAAACTTTCAGAAACTCAAAAGATCTCGGTGGAATTACTAAAATATGACCTGAGAAATACGGTAAAAACCTATGAATTCAAGGAATATTTGAATCCGCTGCTTTCTGATGCCGGCTTTCATTTAAGTCTGAATTACCACATAAGAGATCTTAATAATTATGCACAGGTAAGAGCTTACCTCAACAAATTGAATGCTATTCCTACTTATGTAGATCAGCATTTCGTTTTACTGCGTAAAGGTTTAAAAGACGGAATTACCCAGCCACTGGTGATCTTTGAAGGTTATGAGAGCACTTATGACAGCCAGATCGTAGACGATTATAAGGACAGTTATTTTTATAAACCTTTTGAAGATCTTCCTTCAACCTTATCTGAAAAACAAAAGGATTCAGTTTTAAATGCTGCGAAAATGGCTATTACAAAGAATGTGATCCCGGAGTTTAAAAGAATCAAATCATTCTTTGAAACTGAGTATTTTCCAAAAACCAGAAAAACACTCGGAGTTTCTGAGACTCCAAACGGCCGGGAACATTATGACTATTTGCTAGAATATTATACTACTTTGAACCTTAGTGCAGATGAAGTACACAATATTGGTATAGAGGAAGTAAAAAGGATCAATACTGAAATGAAAAAGGTAATGGCCAAAACTGACTTTAAAGGCACTTTTTCAGAATTCTTTGATTTCTTAAGAACCGATGAACAATTCTATGCTCAGACTCCGGAAGAATTGCTGATGTTCGCTCGTGATATTTCTAAAAGGATCGATGCGAAATTACCGGCCTATTTCACCAAACTTCCGCGAAAACCTTATGGAGTAGCAGAAGTTCCAGCGGCTATTGCACCAAAATATACCACCGGAAGATATATTGGCGCTTCCAACGAAACTCAGCCGGGATATTACTGGGTAAACACTTATGACCTGCCTAGCCGTCCAAAATACGTTTTACCTTCTCTTACCGCACATGAAGCGGTTCCAGGTCATCATTTACAGATCTCATTGAACAATGAATTGGGGGAGGATTTTCCGAAATTCAGAAAAAACTTTTACATCTCCGCATTTGGGGAAGGCTGGGGTTTATATTCAGAGTTTTTAGCAGAAGAAATGGGTATTTATCGTAATCCCTATGAAGTCTTCGGAAAGCTTACTTACGAACAGTGGCGCGCCTGTAGACTGGTAGTCGATACCGGCATCCATGCAGAAGGCTGGACCAGAGAGGAGGCCGTAGATTTTATGGAAAAGAACACTGCACTTTCCATTCATGAGATCAATACCGAAGTAGACCGATATATTTCCTGGCCGGGGCAGGCTGTATCTTATAAGATTGGAGAATTGAAGATAAGGGAGCTTAGAAAGAAAGCCGAAGAAGCGCTAGGAACAGAGTTCGATATCAGGAAATTCCATGAAGTGATCCTTGAAGAAGGTGTGGTCACTTTGCCGATTCTCGAGCAAAGGGTGATGAATTATATCAAATCTAATTCTTAA
- a CDS encoding alkylphosphonate utilization protein produces MTIEENLRQRSDSTCELCENKDQLNVFEVPDSPEDGLDSSILICETCKTQIEDPEKVEPNHWRCLNDSMWSTVPAVQVMAWRMLQRLKAEGWPNDLLEMMYMEDEVKAWAKAGISEEKSGNNIIHKDSNGAIIEVGDTVVLTKDLNVKGSSLTAKRGTAVRRVSLVHDNAEQIEGKVEGQQIVILTKFVKKV; encoded by the coding sequence ATGACTATTGAAGAAAATTTAAGACAACGTAGTGATTCCACCTGTGAATTATGCGAAAATAAGGATCAATTGAATGTTTTTGAAGTTCCCGATTCACCTGAAGATGGATTGGACAGTAGTATTCTTATCTGCGAAACCTGCAAAACACAGATAGAAGATCCTGAAAAAGTAGAGCCTAATCACTGGCGTTGCTTAAATGACAGTATGTGGAGTACGGTTCCGGCGGTTCAGGTGATGGCCTGGAGAATGTTACAACGGTTAAAAGCTGAAGGCTGGCCAAATGATCTTCTGGAGATGATGTATATGGAAGATGAAGTAAAAGCCTGGGCAAAAGCCGGAATTTCGGAAGAAAAATCAGGAAATAATATCATTCATAAAGACAGCAACGGAGCAATTATTGAAGTTGGAGATACCGTAGTCTTAACCAAAGATCTTAATGTAAAGGGTTCCAGTTTAACGGCGAAACGCGGAACTGCCGTAAGAAGAGTTTCCCTGGTTCATGATAATGCGGAACAAATTGAAGGAAAAGTAGAAGGGCAACAAATCGTGATTCTCACGAAATTTGTGAAGAAAGTTTAA
- a CDS encoding VF530 family protein, with the protein MESQPNNPLHGVKLATIVEELQKYYGWDGLADRININCFKSNPTIKSSLKFLRKTPWAREKVERLYLRTDFK; encoded by the coding sequence ATGGAATCACAACCAAATAACCCACTACACGGAGTAAAACTGGCAACTATCGTAGAAGAACTGCAAAAATATTATGGTTGGGATGGACTCGCCGACCGAATCAATATTAACTGTTTTAAAAGTAATCCTACCATAAAATCCAGCCTTAAGTTTTTAAGAAAAACTCCATGGGCTCGGGAAAAAGTGGAAAGACTTTATCTTAGAACTGATTTTAAGTAA
- a CDS encoding dihydrofolate reductase encodes MNKILSTCLLAAALTFVSCDQDKKDPEMAQTENSAEDFNFKADEFADLKILRYQIPGWENLSLKEQKLVYYLTQAGLSGRDIIWDQNYRHNLTIREALENIYVNYEGDKSSEDWKAFETYLKRVWFSNGIHHHYSNAKLKPEFSKEYFDTLLKETNTDLTGEAYEVIFNDKDAKKVNLNEADGLIEGSAVNMYGEGITAAEVDAFYANKKSPNPEKPLAYGINTKLVKENGKLVEKVYKSGGLYGEAIDEIVKWLEKAKAVAENEKQANALGLLIDYYNTGDLQTWDEYNVAWVEATEGNIDYINSFIEVYNDPKGYTGSYESIVQIKDFDMSEKMSKVEQNVQWFEDNSPIMDEHKKDSVVGVTYKTVIVAGESGDASPSTPIGVNLPNSSWIRKAHGSKSVSLGNIINAYENAGGTDKLKEFAHDEEEIALSEKYGNQADKLHTALHEVVGHASGQLNKGVGTTKETLKSYASTLEEGRADLVGLYYLMDPKLEELGLTDNAEELGKAAYNDYIRNGLMTQLVRLELGDDVEEAHMRNRQWVSAWVFEKGKEEGVIEKVEKDGKTYFDIKEYQKLRELFGELLRETQRIKSEGDYEAVKELVENYGVKVDQKMHKEVLDRNAQFKSAPYSGFINPVLVAEMDENGEINTIKVTQPASFEKQMMMYSENFSFLTEKKRANGETKKEETAEAAEM; translated from the coding sequence ATGAACAAAATATTAAGTACTTGTCTGTTAGCTGCAGCGCTTACTTTCGTATCCTGTGATCAGGATAAGAAAGATCCGGAAATGGCTCAGACAGAAAATTCTGCGGAAGATTTCAATTTTAAAGCAGATGAATTTGCAGATCTTAAAATTCTGCGGTATCAGATCCCGGGATGGGAAAACTTAAGCTTGAAAGAGCAAAAACTTGTTTATTACCTTACTCAGGCGGGACTTTCAGGACGTGATATTATCTGGGATCAGAATTACCGTCACAATCTTACTATCCGTGAGGCTTTAGAGAATATCTATGTAAATTATGAAGGTGATAAGTCTTCTGAAGACTGGAAGGCTTTTGAAACCTATTTAAAAAGAGTTTGGTTTTCTAACGGAATTCACCACCATTATTCAAATGCCAAGTTAAAGCCTGAATTCAGCAAAGAATATTTTGATACTTTGCTTAAAGAAACCAATACAGACCTTACCGGTGAAGCTTACGAAGTGATCTTTAACGATAAGGACGCGAAAAAAGTAAATCTGAACGAGGCTGATGGTTTGATCGAAGGTTCTGCCGTAAATATGTATGGTGAAGGAATTACAGCCGCCGAGGTGGATGCATTCTATGCCAATAAGAAATCACCAAATCCGGAAAAGCCATTGGCTTATGGAATCAATACCAAGTTGGTGAAGGAGAATGGAAAACTGGTAGAGAAAGTTTACAAAAGTGGCGGACTTTACGGGGAAGCGATCGATGAGATCGTAAAATGGCTGGAGAAAGCAAAAGCTGTTGCTGAAAATGAAAAACAGGCAAATGCTTTAGGTCTTTTGATCGATTATTACAATACCGGAGATCTTCAAACCTGGGACGAGTATAACGTTGCATGGGTAGAAGCTACTGAAGGAAATATCGATTATATCAACTCGTTCATTGAAGTATATAACGATCCTAAGGGTTACACAGGTTCATATGAAAGCATTGTTCAGATCAAAGATTTTGATATGTCTGAGAAGATGAGCAAGGTAGAGCAGAATGTTCAGTGGTTCGAAGATAATTCGCCAATTATGGACGAGCACAAGAAGGATTCTGTAGTAGGAGTTACTTACAAAACAGTGATCGTTGCCGGAGAGTCTGGTGATGCTTCACCAAGTACACCAATTGGGGTAAACCTTCCAAATTCAAGCTGGATCAGAAAAGCTCATGGAAGTAAATCTGTTTCCCTTGGAAATATCATCAACGCGTATGAAAATGCCGGCGGAACTGATAAACTAAAGGAATTTGCCCATGATGAAGAGGAAATTGCCCTTTCAGAAAAATACGGAAATCAGGCAGATAAATTACATACAGCACTTCACGAAGTGGTAGGTCATGCTTCAGGACAATTGAACAAAGGAGTAGGGACTACAAAAGAAACTTTGAAGAGCTACGCTTCGACTTTGGAAGAAGGTCGTGCAGATCTTGTAGGACTGTATTACCTGATGGATCCAAAACTTGAGGAGCTTGGACTTACAGATAATGCTGAAGAGCTCGGGAAAGCTGCTTACAACGATTATATCAGAAACGGACTAATGACTCAGTTGGTGAGGTTAGAGCTTGGAGACGATGTTGAAGAGGCTCACATGAGAAACCGCCAGTGGGTAAGCGCCTGGGTTTTTGAGAAAGGCAAGGAAGAAGGAGTGATCGAAAAAGTGGAAAAAGACGGTAAGACTTATTTTGATATCAAAGAATACCAGAAACTAAGAGAACTTTTCGGGGAGCTTTTAAGAGAAACTCAAAGGATTAAATCTGAAGGTGATTATGAAGCTGTAAAAGAGCTTGTGGAGAACTACGGAGTGAAAGTTGATCAGAAGATGCATAAAGAGGTATTAGATCGAAACGCTCAGTTCAAATCTGCTCCTTATAGTGGATTTATCAATCCTGTATTGGTTGCTGAAATGGATGAAAATGGAGAGATTAACACTATTAAAGTAACTCAACCGGCATCTTTTGAAAAGCAGATGATGATGTATTCTGAAAACTTTAGTTTTCTAACTGAGAAGAAAAGAGCTAATGGGGAAACTAAAAAAGAAGAGACTGCGGAGGCAGCTGAAATGTAA
- a CDS encoding dipeptidase, translating to MDSIKDYLNKNKDRFLDELVDLLKIPSISADPAYKGDMLKAAEAVKARLLEAGCDTAEVSETPGHPVVYAEKIIDKNLPTVLVYGHYDVQPPDPLDLWDSPPFEPVIKETKIHPEGAIFARGSCDDKGQMYMHVKAMEYMTKNDELPCNVKFMIEGEEEVGSEHLDWWIKENKEKLQNDVILISDTGMISKDTPSITTGLRGLSYVEVEVTGANRDLHSGLYGGAVANPLNILSQMISQLTDENNHITIPGFYDNVENLSDEERSKMAEAPFSLEEYKEKLDIKDVHGEKGYSTLERGSIRPTLDVNGMWGGYIGEGAKTVLPSKAYAKISMRLVPNQDWKEITELFKKHFESLAPDSVRVEVKPHHGGYPYVTPINTIGYQAASKAYEETCGKTPIPQRSGGSIPIVSLFEKELDSKIILMGFGLDTDAIHSPNEHFGVWNYLKGIETIPWFYKHFTEMSKK from the coding sequence ATGGATTCAATAAAAGACTACTTAAATAAGAATAAAGACAGGTTTCTGGATGAACTGGTAGATTTGCTAAAGATTCCTTCCATTTCAGCCGATCCTGCCTATAAAGGAGACATGCTCAAAGCTGCGGAAGCGGTGAAAGCGAGACTTCTTGAAGCCGGTTGTGATACGGCAGAAGTTTCGGAAACACCCGGGCATCCTGTGGTGTATGCTGAAAAAATTATTGATAAAAACTTACCGACGGTCTTGGTATATGGTCATTATGATGTGCAGCCGCCAGATCCTTTGGATCTTTGGGATTCACCACCGTTTGAGCCAGTGATAAAGGAAACTAAGATCCATCCTGAAGGAGCCATTTTTGCAAGAGGTTCCTGTGATGATAAAGGGCAAATGTATATGCACGTGAAAGCGATGGAATACATGACCAAAAATGATGAACTTCCCTGCAATGTGAAGTTTATGATAGAAGGTGAAGAAGAAGTAGGAAGTGAACACCTGGACTGGTGGATCAAGGAGAATAAGGAAAAACTTCAGAATGATGTCATCCTGATCTCCGATACCGGAATGATCTCTAAAGACACTCCTTCAATTACCACAGGTCTTCGCGGACTTTCTTATGTGGAAGTAGAGGTGACTGGTGCTAATAGGGATTTGCATTCGGGACTTTACGGAGGTGCCGTAGCAAATCCGCTGAATATTTTAAGCCAGATGATTAGTCAACTTACAGACGAGAATAATCATATTACTATTCCAGGTTTTTATGATAATGTTGAAAACCTAAGTGATGAGGAGAGATCTAAAATGGCTGAAGCTCCTTTCAGTTTAGAAGAGTACAAGGAGAAACTGGACATAAAAGATGTTCATGGAGAGAAAGGATATTCTACTTTAGAAAGAGGTTCAATCAGACCAACACTGGATGTCAACGGAATGTGGGGAGGCTATATTGGAGAAGGTGCTAAAACAGTACTTCCTTCTAAAGCATATGCAAAGATTTCCATGCGTTTAGTACCGAATCAAGATTGGAAAGAGATCACCGAACTATTTAAAAAACATTTTGAAAGTCTGGCACCAGATTCAGTAAGAGTAGAAGTGAAACCACATCATGGCGGGTATCCGTATGTGACTCCAATAAATACCATTGGATATCAGGCGGCGAGCAAGGCGTATGAAGAAACCTGCGGGAAAACACCAATTCCACAGCGAAGCGGTGGAAGTATTCCAATCGTTTCCCTTTTTGAAAAAGAATTGGATAGTAAGATCATCCTGATGGGCTTTGGTTTAGATACCGATGCGATACATTCTCCAAATGAGCATTTCGGAGTCTGGAATTACCTGAAGGGGATTGAAACCATTCCTTGGTTCTATAAACATTTTACTGAAATGAGTAAAAAATAG
- a CDS encoding STAS domain-containing protein: MAMYIEVDEKGILKIVGKLTSDNALKVQNHLNELLFTRNHLVLDITEVDYIDIPGIYMLFQFKNKAQQISKEVNILLNKTSCLNDIINRSGLKTILD, encoded by the coding sequence ATGGCAATGTATATAGAAGTAGATGAAAAAGGTATTTTAAAAATTGTTGGAAAGTTAACATCTGATAATGCTCTTAAGGTTCAAAACCATCTAAACGAACTCTTGTTTACAAGGAATCACCTGGTACTTGATATTACCGAAGTGGATTACATAGATATTCCGGGTATTTACATGCTTTTTCAATTTAAAAATAAAGCACAGCAAATTTCTAAAGAAGTGAATATTTTATTGAATAAGACTTCTTGTCTAAATGATATTATAAATAGGAGCGGTTTGAAAACCATTCTGGATTAA
- a CDS encoding LytTR family DNA-binding domain-containing protein → MKCIIIDDEETARAILQQLVSENTHLDLKGSFNSAMEAIKFLNKNADIDLIFLDIHMPGFTGFDLIETLQNPPRIILTSSDKNFALAAFEYEMIVDYLVKPFTRERFEKALRKASNEQQTIEQKSTSETMKQETEDDEMFISVSRRLVKITISSIKFIEARGDYILIKTISKDYVVHSTLKKIEEKLPGSTFLKIHRSFIINIRMIIDIEDNSVLIGKDVIPISRSKRADLMKVLNLL, encoded by the coding sequence ATGAAATGTATCATTATAGACGATGAAGAAACTGCCAGGGCCATCTTACAGCAATTAGTAAGTGAGAATACACACCTTGACTTGAAAGGGTCCTTTAATAGCGCTATGGAAGCCATTAAATTCTTGAATAAGAATGCCGATATAGATTTAATTTTTTTAGATATCCATATGCCGGGTTTCACTGGTTTTGATTTGATTGAAACATTGCAAAACCCGCCAAGGATTATTCTAACCTCTTCAGATAAAAATTTTGCGCTTGCGGCTTTTGAGTATGAAATGATTGTAGATTATCTTGTAAAACCTTTTACTCGTGAGCGTTTTGAAAAGGCATTGAGAAAGGCTTCCAATGAACAACAAACAATAGAACAAAAAAGCACTTCAGAAACCATGAAACAGGAGACTGAAGATGATGAAATGTTTATTAGCGTTTCCAGGCGCTTAGTGAAAATTACCATTTCTTCTATCAAATTTATAGAAGCCCGGGGCGATTATATTCTTATAAAAACCATTTCTAAAGATTACGTGGTGCATTCTACACTAAAGAAAATTGAAGAGAAATTACCAGGTTCTACATTCCTTAAAATACACCGATCGTTCATTATCAATATAAGAATGATCATTGATATTGAAGATAATTCAGTTTTGATAGGTAAAGACGTTATTCCTATTAGCAGATCTAAACGGGCCGATTTAATGAAGGTTTTAAACCTGCTGTAG
- a CDS encoding PAS domain S-box protein, producing the protein MDLTERINELELRLKKEKSARIIAERNLEKKSRKLFDLSEALKQSSEQLQQLLTEKTSELEGVFSNISDAYVVMDIDGLVLRMNNPAKELLGFDVSENINLLDLVHPDYKSYTVEAFKQLFYIGSFSNYKAVILTKNNQEKTVQINASIIYDPEGKPKAAQGIVRDITEETLTKEKLNEQKSQLDIIIDNSPLGITLMEPGRTGFTKVNKAFCTMLGYSEEELMPLGIKQITHKDDHETTATYLSRLKNAEIESFSLEKKYITKDKNSIWAKTSVSAVRDEKNNIKFQIAIIEDVTSDLQTKQKVKESEERLSSLVKNLQTGVLLEDEERNVLLVNEMCCSMFEMGVTPEELEGTNLKNSAENFMDYFKDPTHFMSRMQDVLKRKVRVVGEELELADGRILERNYTPVYIEGTYKGHLWSFNDITLQKNYKDTLKSQKEKYSNIIANMNLGLLEVSNEGIVLLANQSFTDLSGYDQEELLGKSVSEVFNYQEESDRVQNFMNLGMFISEPFEVKIKTKTGKKRYWLVSGAPNFDINGEQQGFILIHLDITRQKNLEIQKERLLQNLERQNEQLNEYAHIVSHDLKSPLRNISALLSWTKEDFRNQLGEESLTNLDLMQTRIEKMDHLIENILKYSSIDSDRVDNRRIDLNTLLEEVQEMLYVPKHIEISVCKPLPEIVADATRMQQLFQNLLGNAINYSNKKDGRIEIDHTQNGSAYIFSVKDNGIGIAPEDHDKIFKIFRSLGNNDMSSGIGLSIVKKIIELYNGKIWLESEIGKGTTFYFSLKNAIVKK; encoded by the coding sequence ATGGACTTAACCGAAAGAATTAACGAATTAGAACTTAGGCTGAAAAAGGAAAAGTCTGCACGAATAATAGCCGAAAGAAATCTCGAAAAAAAATCCAGAAAGCTTTTTGACCTTTCTGAAGCTTTGAAACAATCTAGTGAACAATTACAACAGCTGCTCACTGAAAAGACCTCTGAATTAGAAGGTGTATTTTCAAACATTAGCGACGCATATGTGGTGATGGATATCGATGGTTTGGTATTACGAATGAACAATCCTGCCAAAGAATTACTGGGATTTGATGTTTCAGAAAATATAAATTTACTTGATCTTGTACATCCCGATTATAAATCATACACCGTAGAGGCGTTTAAACAGCTTTTTTATATAGGATCTTTTTCTAATTATAAAGCCGTAATTCTTACGAAGAATAATCAGGAAAAAACAGTCCAGATAAATGCTTCCATAATTTATGATCCCGAGGGGAAGCCTAAAGCCGCGCAGGGTATTGTTAGAGATATAACTGAAGAAACACTCACCAAAGAGAAGTTAAATGAACAAAAAAGTCAGTTAGATATTATTATTGATAACTCCCCCCTGGGAATTACACTTATGGAACCTGGGAGAACCGGGTTTACAAAAGTAAATAAGGCTTTTTGTACTATGCTGGGATATTCTGAAGAGGAGTTAATGCCACTGGGTATTAAGCAAATCACCCATAAGGATGATCATGAAACGACCGCGACCTATCTGTCTCGATTAAAAAATGCAGAAATCGAATCTTTTAGTCTCGAAAAAAAATACATTACAAAAGATAAAAATAGTATCTGGGCAAAAACATCAGTCTCTGCCGTTCGTGATGAAAAGAACAATATTAAGTTTCAAATTGCGATTATTGAAGATGTAACCAGCGATCTACAAACCAAGCAGAAGGTAAAGGAATCTGAAGAACGTTTATCAAGTCTTGTGAAAAATCTTCAGACCGGTGTTTTGCTTGAAGATGAAGAGCGCAACGTTCTACTTGTAAATGAAATGTGTTGTAGCATGTTCGAGATGGGGGTAACTCCAGAAGAGTTGGAAGGCACGAACCTGAAAAATAGCGCTGAAAACTTTATGGATTATTTTAAGGATCCAACACATTTTATGAGCCGGATGCAAGATGTATTAAAAAGAAAAGTTCGTGTAGTTGGAGAAGAACTGGAACTTGCCGATGGCAGAATTTTAGAAAGAAATTATACTCCTGTGTATATAGAAGGCACTTACAAAGGTCATTTATGGAGTTTTAATGACATTACGCTGCAAAAGAATTACAAGGATACACTTAAGTCTCAAAAGGAAAAATATAGTAATATTATAGCAAACATGAACCTTGGCTTACTGGAAGTAAGTAACGAAGGCATTGTATTACTAGCGAATCAAAGTTTTACTGATTTAAGTGGCTACGATCAGGAAGAATTGTTAGGTAAATCGGTTTCTGAGGTTTTTAATTATCAAGAGGAATCAGACAGGGTACAGAATTTTATGAATTTGGGGATGTTTATTTCTGAACCATTTGAAGTTAAAATCAAGACTAAAACAGGAAAAAAGAGATACTGGCTGGTAAGTGGTGCTCCAAATTTTGATATAAACGGGGAGCAACAGGGTTTTATACTTATTCACCTGGATATTACGAGGCAAAAAAACCTGGAAATACAAAAAGAGCGCCTGCTTCAAAATCTTGAGCGGCAAAATGAACAACTCAATGAATATGCGCATATTGTAAGTCATGATCTTAAATCTCCTTTGAGGAATATTTCAGCATTATTAAGCTGGACAAAAGAAGATTTTAGAAATCAGCTAGGGGAGGAAAGTCTTACCAATTTAGACCTCATGCAAACCCGGATTGAAAAAATGGATCATCTTATTGAAAATATCCTTAAATATTCAAGCATTGATAGCGACCGGGTAGATAATAGAAGAATAGATCTAAACACATTATTAGAAGAGGTACAGGAGATGCTTTATGTTCCTAAACATATTGAGATTTCGGTTTGTAAGCCATTGCCGGAAATTGTTGCCGATGCGACAAGAATGCAGCAACTTTTTCAGAATTTGCTGGGAAATGCTATAAACTATAGTAATAAAAAAGATGGGCGAATTGAAATAGATCATACCCAAAATGGCTCTGCCTATATTTTTTCGGTTAAAGACAACGGCATTGGAATCGCTCCAGAAGACCATGATAAAATATTTAAAATTTTCAGGTCACTAGGAAACAACGATATGTCCAGCGGGATTGGATTGAGTATTGTAAAAAAAATTATAGAGCTTTATAATGGAAAGATCTGGCTGGAGAGTGAAATTGGTAAGGGAACCACGTTCTATTTTAGTTTAAAAAATGCGATAGTTAAAAAATGA